DNA from Lemur catta isolate mLemCat1 chromosome 7, mLemCat1.pri, whole genome shotgun sequence:
ATGTGAGAACAGGGAACATTCACACAGTGTGTCGCTCCCGAGGGTACGCGTGCACACTATGTGCGAGTGTGTGCGGACAATGGAACTCACGTGGCCGGCAGCTACTGCCCGCTTTGCTCACAGCTGTCTTTTTCGAGGATTGAGACCTCCCGGTTGCTATAATGGTGACATCCTGCAAGGTGAACCCCTCCTGCGAGGTGAACCCCTCCTACAGGCAGTCCCCTGGGTGGAGCCTGCAGGTTTGGCACCTTTAACTCCTCTGTGTCTCCAGACCGCTCTGGGGCCCAAAGTCCAGCCTCAGACTCTCGCCCTGCACGAGACAGcgcaggaaggggcagagggtcCCCTGTGCCCACCCCTCAGTGACCACAGCACAGCTGTCCTCTCACAATTTGTATTGGTTGCCAAGGACAGCCCCTCTCCCAGGGGAGGCCAAGTGGATTCATATCTTGCGGCTGCCAAAGATGGGGCGGTTCACGTGCTCAGGGGAGGCCAGGAAGGCCTTGAGCTTGGGCCGGGCACTGAGGCGCGCCACGTAGGCGGACAGCAGGGGGAAGGTGTCCAGACAGCCCGGCACCAGGACCTGGTGGGCCAGCAGCAAGTCCAGCAGGTTGTAGTCGGCGAAGGAGATCTGCAGGGCAGGGGGCGAGAGGGGCTCAGCCAGGTCAGGAGGGAGAGAGGCTTCAGAAGCCAGACACTGGCtgctccccagctctgcctctcctctggTGAACGggcccactctgggcctcagtttgccctTCTGAGAAATGGACCTACAATGGGCTGGGAGAGGCTCACCTGGTCACCCACGATGAAGGCCTGCCCCCCCTGGTTCTGGGCCAGCAGGGTCTCAAAAGGCTTCAGGTGCCCGGGCAGCTCCTGAACATACTGGGCTTTGCCCTCCTCCTGCAAACGGGAGTGATCCCAGCTGGGGACATGGAGCAAGGCTGGCCAGGGTGACCTCCTGGCCCCGATCACCTTGTCCCAGAGCACCATCCCTCACTCACGTAGTTATGGTGGATTAGGTGGCCACAGCGCTTGCGATGGTCTTCTACCCCATCGTTGACCATGTCCACCAGCGCCGCCTCCCGCTGGTCCTTGCCATAGAGCCCTGGGTCAGCAGCCAGGCAGCCCGATCAGGTTCTGTCCTCTCCCCCAAAATCCTGAAAGCCTCAGTCCTGGGCCACCAGGACCCCTCTCCGATCCCTCGCTTTGGAGGGCCTTCTCTGCCCACCTCTGCTGCTCCCATCTGCGTGGTGTGAGGACTCTGTAGGCCCACACGTGTCTTCTGGGTCCCTGGTACTTGGGCATTCCCTGCCCAGATGGCACCAACCCCACATCTGCCCCCACAAAGGGAGGACCAAGCCTCTGATGTGTGCCTCCCTAGGCCCAGAGGCGGCTGTCTGTGTGGCCCTGGACAGGACTCAGGTGGGAGGGCTGCTGTGTCCATATGCACTGCAGGACACCATCAGGGCAGGAAGACAAGGTGACAGGCCCAGTGGGGGACCTCTGTCCTCACCCTTGGGTCCACAGAAGTCGGGGTAGGCTGGGCCTGGACTGCTCCCGCTGCTCCTCTGCCCCCTTCCATGGTTGCCATGCCCCCTGGGACCCTGGGCTTTCCTGGACCCCACAAGCTGGCCAAAAGGAGACAGCATGTCCCTGAGCCATGTTCCTGCCACTCCTGAAACATACCACAGGCCAGCTTACTGTGAGCGTGGGTTTTCCAGATTCAGACGTGACGGAGAAGAAATGGGCAGGGGGGTCTACTTGGAAGCCCCTGGCCCTATGGGAAGTGGCTCCTGGCCTGCACCAAAGCACTCATGAGGGTTGGTGGCCTCCTCTGCACTGCTGTCCAGGACATGGGTACAGCAACCCCCCTGGTGCTGCCTGGCTGGAGGCTCGCCCAAGctgcacagcccctgcccttcGGGAACCCAGGCTCTGCACCTTCCTCTAGGGGCCACTGGCCTGCCCTCCAGCAGGGTAGGACTTTGGTGGCTGCAGGGGCAGCAGCTCAGGCCCCAGGACGTCCTGCCAGGTACCTATCAGGTACCTTTCTGGATTGGGCCACCTGAGGTCTCAGGACTCACCGAGGGAGCGCCCCAGGTGACGCAGCATGGCACTGGACTGGTACAGGGTGAGGTCTCCATCCTGGAACTTGGGGAGCTGCCCATACAGCTGGGGGGAGACACGGCTCCATGAGGGGCACTGAGCCTGGCTGCCCCCACCCTAGTCCTGCCCCCCcaaggcccagcccccaccccagcccggaCATGGTCACTCACACAGGAGGCCTTGAGTGAGCCCTGCCGCCAAGCCTCTTTGGTCACCACCTCCTCCTTCCAGCTCTGGCCCTGGTCCGCCAGTAGCATGCGCAGGGCCTCACAGCGCCCTGATGTGAGGGGACAGGACAGGGGCATGGGGACTCCGGGAGATACCCAGCCTTACAGCGCCCTGAGGAGGGGtcagcagggtggggaggggacacggAGACAAGCCGGAAACCCTAGCGTGGGAGCTTCCTAGGGAGAGGATGGAAGTGTGAGGAAAGGGCAGAGTCCCTGACCCAGCAGTGCCTTGGAGAGGGGGACACGTGGAGAACCCAGCCCTGCAGGGAAACAGCGACCCAAAGAGCAGCCCGTGGCCCTAGGCGGCTGCAGCCCTGGGGAAGGCAGGTGCAGGCCCGCCCCCTCCGGCGCCGGCCCGGCCCGGGGACGACCAAACGCCCCCCAGTGCCTTTGGTCCTCCTGCCAGAGCTAGGCCGCACCTCGGGCCGGGAAGTAGACGATGGTGTAGGGCGGCACtaggaagacagacagacaggacGATGACCGCGATGAAGGAGGACACCCGCCGGGGCAGCAGGGCCCGGGGGGAGACAGCTGGGGCCAGACCCGGGACAGGGCgtggccccgccccgcccccacggGGCACCCGGTACTCACTGGCAGAGCAGCAAAGCgcagcaggaagcagggaggCGCCCAGAGGTCTTATATTTGCTGTTCTGCTCCACCCCCTCactcctccctgccccgccccag
Protein-coding regions in this window:
- the LOC123642836 gene encoding glutathione S-transferase P-like encodes the protein MPPYTIVYFPARGRCEALRMLLADQGQSWKEEVVTKEAWRQGSLKASCLYGQLPKFQDGDLTLYQSSAMLRHLGRSLGLYGKDQREAALVDMVNDGVEDHRKRCGHLIHHNYEEGKAQYVQELPGHLKPFETLLAQNQGGQAFIVGDQISFADYNLLDLLLAHQVLVPGCLDTFPLLSAYVARLSARPKLKAFLASPEHVNRPIFGSRKI